The following DNA comes from Anopheles arabiensis isolate DONGOLA chromosome 3, AaraD3, whole genome shotgun sequence.
AGCTCCTCAATCAATGCGGGATGCacagaaaatatgtttctcttgttgctgttgcatttatttttacaaactgCATTCCCACAACCGGTACAGATGGTTAGTGATTTAGTTTTCCGAAAGTTTTTATATACCTTTTCCCCCCTTATTCCCATACTTCTAATCTTGCATTTCCTAACATAGAAGCTCAatcacagagagagagagaaattcCCTTCCCAGGGAAATATAAAGTATTCATTCCACTTCCGGTGGAAACTTTTCATAAGGGAAAATTAAGCtaaccaacagcaaaaaaaagcaaactcatggtagcagtagtagtagtagtcggACCTATCGGGAACGCCGTGTTTATTctcggaaccggggcaaaacCGGCAGGTTGGGTTTGGCAAAATCTTTCCACTGCTCACCGGGAGCAATTAATCCGGCGAAAACGTGACATGGTCAAAGTTTCACATTCCGGTTCGCTcatgaaaaacatgaaatatttaatcaaTTTCGATAGTTATGAGTTCGGAAGCACATGCACAGCTCAGCGGGCGTGAATGGGACAGGGAGCGATCTCCGGTGTCCCCCGCATGACTTCCGCTGTAAATAGCGCTAcccggaatggaatggaactGCAATGGAATAGCAAATGAATGGAGGCGGAACACGGGATCACCGATTATGGCGATTTGCTGCCCATTGCCGGAAAAACGGGATTGGCAGATTCAATATTTAACAGTTTAAAAAAGGGTTTCTGGTAGTTTCGCTGGAGCTGCAATCGTGTTGTCCGAGgaagcgcctaaaggtatgcaaaatgCCAATCAATTGAGTTTTCAGTATCTGTGCTATGGTGAAATCGTTTCTGCTTCTGTACTGTTCGTGGATAAAAATTCAATGAAACTTGTAACAAATGAATGGGAATAGCAAAACTTATGGAAATGTTACCGTTTTTAAATCACTcttaataaaattatattgaGCAATATTGCATAACATCAGGCGCAAATCCTATATAATATTGGCACatttctaaattcaatcaAAGTAGGCCTGTAACCAATTGAGTAAACCATTTACAAATGCTCAATGGCCGTTATTTTGGTTTTGTAAGTGCCCAACGTACTTTGTAGAGAACAAAGTCCGCAATATTAACCGCACAGGAAGCTAAAAAAAAGTTCCATTATTTACGCTATTTGCTGTTGGTGTAATTTATGCATTTTCGAATTTATTGCACCATTGCAATAGTTATACCTATTACCGTTTATCCCTTACCAATCTTCgatgtgtgcgagtgtgtgtgtgccaaccTGGTTGGAAGCTGATCCAAAGCCATTGTCCCACCATTACCCTCAACCACACCAGTGCCAGTGTCTATCAAAAATAGATAAATTCACCCGTGTAATGGCATCGGTCGAGATAAagatattgtttttattgagtGCACGAGTCGTGCCCGCAGCAAGCGACTGAAAGGGGAGCGACGggctttaaattgattttgttttcacgCCGCAAACAGAACGCCATGAAGTGCTTGCGGTCGATGAGGGCGGGTGGATTGACAAAATGTGCCACAACGACGGGCAAAATCAATTCCAGCCTTGGCACGACGGCGAGCGGCAAAACTGCAAACATGCAACATCCTCATCCAGGGCCCGGTTACGACCGTCTCCAGTCCAGTTTCCAAGCGGGACGGATTCAGAGACTTGATCGTTGAACCGGTGAGCCACGCCACGCGGCGGGAAGGACCAGGAGCGAGTGCTTCCGATGTCGGCCAGCGACaggaaattgaatcaaaccatCTCAGCAACATTCGCCCTGGCGCCACAAGAAGTCGCACATCGACCGGTGCGCCGCGATAGTGGAGCGGAAGTGGACGCTCTTTCCACACGTAGCGGAAGCCCGGCCCCGGGTACACACAgctgatacacacacacagacacattggGGAACGAATTGGCTCAACCGTTTGGTCGACGGGTAAGCGACAACtaaaaccaataaaataaTTGCTTCACACGACGTAAAGCTACGGCAAAACAACggaatcaatttatttttatatacacGTCGCCACAATCGTGTGGCGTCGGGTCAGCCTTTCTTAAGGGCGGCTGCCGCTCTTCTGTCACGAACGGTCGGGCACGTTGTCTTGGGGACTTTcttagtgctgctgctgctgctgtccgctGCTCACCGCGCTCCGGAAACGATATCTGCGGTCCGGTGGTTCGCTACGCAATCTGCGATGGCGAGTGCAAGTGAAACGATTCATCAACTATCATCGGGTGGGGTAGCGGCCGCAGGTTCGATGTGAgatttggaagaaaaaaactgtaaaTCGACTGGAGATACATTAACAAACCTtgcagagagagcgagagagagaaagagagaaggaaaatgtCTTCGTATGCGTCTTTCGATTGACTAAGTTTAAAAATGGTTGGATTTATCGAGCTGAAACGTTCCTTGCTGAGGCTGAGACTACAAATCATAACCAAAAGGATGATGTGTTGGACTTAATCTCTGGAATGTCCTTCCTGGTATTAagcctcttttttgttgtcgtgCAGTGTCGAAGCATGTCGAGCTTGAGACGCTGCATGACAGCGAGGTCGcctacatctcgtatagctcgttgTTGTATCGGTTCATGCATACGGTGCCAAAGGTCCTTCTGAGCATCATCCTCTCAAACGCGGCGTAGAGGATTTTTTTCTGACGAGCCGTCAGATGGATAGGGTACATGTCTTAGTGACTTATGAGAGAACTGGTACTATAAAGGTTCAATATTGTTCCATCGCGACATCGCGTTCTTTGAGGTCAACTACTTTCACACGGCTTTAGAACGACAGGTTGGTAGCCATTCTGAAGAGATGCGCTACATTATAACGATGTAAAATGATTTTTGACAAgtataaaaatgatttaattataaataacaAGAAGGACTTTCTGTTATTTTCTTTATCCTTTAAAGTATCACAAAACggtgaaagaaaaggaagaattTATGCCACTCAATaggaacaaaattcaaaatcctTCTCTGACCACGTGCTAATTCAAATTGCACTGGCAGCACTGCTGCTCGAACGATGGAATTTGAACATTACAACTTCTACAGCCATTCGATGTCATATATGTCTATCTCAATCCAACTTTTCGCTATTAAAATACTCGTTTTCTAACAATTTTACCTCAAGAACGCAATATTGtgagaaattaaaatttatgaaagATTTTCCATTAATCTTCCACCCTTATTCGTGCAGCTACCTTTCGTTCGAGCAGTCCCGAAGGGCCTTTCAGCGAAAAAGCCGAACTTTGACAGCTTTCTAATGGTGAATGTTGACAGTGGatatgaaaacaaacagaatCCAACTAGAATCACCCATATTGTTGATTCATTGCTCCCAAGCTGCTCGCCAgagaaaaaccaaacaaaaatcatgttCCATTAGCTGCAACTGTTCCAATGTAATCGTTACGCATTCACGCAACCAtaatgcacacacgcactgccagctggcaaaCCACCATCTCACCAGCGACCAGCGTCTTCGAACACCTTCCTCAGGTATGTGTGAGAGATATTGATGCGCCAGTAGTGTTAGAATGTGAAATTCGACACCACGAGTTCGAGTTCGATATTGATATCGCGCGATAACAACAGCCCTTCTCGCTTATCGAACTCGCTGTCTCCTCAATCCTCCCAGGGCCAATCTTTATCGCGGCCACAGTACTACGGTGAGCAACGTTACCGCTGACGGGACGCAAGCCAGATAAGCCTCCCAGCCAGTTTGATAGTGCGCTCCACGATGGAAGGTAACGTCCGTATATCCACAAACGGTTTCGATTCCGATGGCTGGTGGCCTTCACTATCACTTTCTATCACTTTCCAGACATACCGAGCTACATTCCGGACATTCTCGAAAATCCGATTGTGCATTTTACGCAACGGTACGACTGGGACTGTGGGCTGGCATGCATTTTAATGGTACTGGACCGTCGGCAGCGCCAAACCTTTCTGTCCCAGTTTCAGCAGATCTGCGACGAGGGTCAGTTTGGCAAAAGGTAGGTCACACAGCTAGcccctttttgtgtgcgtgtgtgttgagaTAATTTCACATTTAAAATTGCTCACTTCAGCACATGGACAATTGATTTGTGTTACGTTTTGAAGGACTTCAATGTCCCGCACCGGTACCTCACGAAAACGATCGGTGCGAACCCGAACCATCGCGTAAACGATTACTACAAATCCTACACGCTGGTAAGCGGCTTTTCTCAATATGTGTGGTTGCGTACGCGTACAGCGAGTTGCTTATCTTTCCCAACACCGTAGGATATGCTGAGGGTAAATAACAAATTCCGCTACGCCGAGCAGAACGGGGTCGATGTGCGGCAGTGCACCGTCAACTATCGCTTCCTGATCGACCATCTCGGCACGTACGGCAACATCATACTGCTCATCAGTGCCTCCCTGCTGTACTGCGATCTGTGCAAGTTCAACAAGCTGCCTTGCGAAATACGGTAAGCGCAAGGCCTGCTAGATTGTATGCGTGAACAGTAACTAAAGCTTGGCTTCCTTTGCAGCTCCTGCCTAAGCATTACCCCGAGCTACATGGGACACTACATAGTGCTGTGCGGGTATAATAAAAAGCTGCAAAAGTTTATGTACCGCAATCCTGCCTGCAAAGACAGTAAGTAAAGCGGGAGAGCGGGTTTGTACGAGTCTATTAAATAtcttaatgtttttttttatgtttctcaGGAGTATGCTACATTCCGTATCAAGCATTGGACAAGGCCCGCAAAGCGAACGGCACGGATGAGGATATTATTTTACTGTATGACAAACCAACATGACAACATATACACCAACACCCACCACCAGCGGTCGAGCGGTTTTTGCAGACGATCGGGCTAAAAACTGGAATCCTGTTCTAGTCTGCAACGCAACACGCAGCAATTGTTGacaaatattattgttttgttttatctacCATTTACATGTCTCTATTAAATTTTACTTCGTTTAGAAACACTCACAACACACGTATTCCCCCTTCccatctctttctttctctaagCCAAGTCGCAAAACGCTTCCGGGTTGAATGTATGACTTCTCTAAATCCTGTTTATTTTGCTATCCTTCCGAAATGACGGGAGAAATATCTCGCTCTACCCACGCTCCCTAGAAGTGACgaaggggggtggggggagggagcCGGCGTAACGTACGTTAAAGTattaaagcaaaacacgccAAACACGTGTGCGCGCGGCGGCAGTCCCGGCGGAAGAAACGTCCCCgaaattaaaacgaaacacCGCAACGCCTTCGACACGCACACGACGCTGACTCTCGGGGGGGTTTGTAAGTTAAAAGTATCGGCgtgaagggggagggggacgATGATGGATCCGTTAACTAAGAGATAATTTGTACACAAACTTTACAACAAACATGAGTTCTTCTTCGAAGGACAGTCTCTCTAaggacgaaacaaaaaaaaaacaaacaaaaagctaaaCCGATAAGTGCTACCGGGAGGAATAAAACACGCTATCGTGACTaagcatctctctctctctctctctatcgtttGAATGTCGTTCTTTGCGATCGATCTACCTTTATCACGACACCTTTGTCAGGGATCTTGTGTTCTCGTTTAAAGACGTACACCATCGCACGTCACAGCTTTCCAGAGAGAGGGGATGATGAATAAGTTGGTCAGGAGTCCGTCCGATAAACGTTCTTAAGTGTAAGGAAAATCTTCTAATCGGGCTCGGGTTCAATCGAACCCCAAAATCAGTACCGCGCGAACCGCCTATACAATAGTCGTGCCGTTTGTGTAGGAACCTTTTCCTCTCGCATATCGTGGGAGGGTGTGAAGTTTTgtcaaataacaacaaaaagaacatGTACCGGGATGCGGCCAAACCCTACTTCGATCGGGACCTCCTGCTCTACTGTTCGTCAAAGATCACCTCGTCCACCTTCTCCGAATCGCTGGCCAGATCTTTGACCAGCTGCTCGACGCAGTTCTTTGGAATGAGCGTACCGACAATCTTGACGCCTTCCTTCGTCTTCAGCCGAATCACCTGCAGCCGGGACTGGTTGCCGATGCGGGCGGCCAGACTGTTCTCGACCCGCGCCCAGACCGCGAGTACCGAGCCGGACAGCACACTGTACGTACGTCGCCGCAAACCAATCTGTAATGGTGTAAAGAAAACGGTTTAATAAAGGAGAGAAACATTCACTGAGAGTGTCACTAATCCCTCATTACCTCACATTCGTGACCGAGCGACACGTTCCGGCACTGGCCCTTCCAGTAGCTGTGCGAGCAGGTGTTTATCGACGCATCGTACAGCTGCGTCCAGTGCGGTTCCGCCTCGGTGCTGAGCACCTTCTTGTACTTCTTCTCCAGCTCGGCCAGCGTCTCGTGCTTAAACTGGAGGCCCGTGTTCGGGTGGTAGATCTGGAACAGGATCGCTTCCTTCTTGCCCTTCAACTCGCTGGCCCCCCCGCCGGCCGTTAGTGCCTTCTTCTTGGCCGGATTTTCGATCTCGATCGCCAGCACCACGTTGTACTTGCCGTTGCGCGGATGCTGCGAGATGTAGAAGCCTTCCTTTTCACCGCCAAGCTCGGACCACCTACAATTGAGAGAAGGTAAACACGAATATTTACAATCCATCGTTGCTAGTCataggaaaaatgaagttctcgtcggaatcgattcgggCTAGGTCTTAAATTttatggaatcgattccggatagtaggtccggagccagtttccggaatcaatttcggaatcagctccagaatcggctccggaattgactccagaatcagctttggaatcagaatcgattctggaatcggGTCAGGAATCAGCttcagaatcagaatcggttccggaatcggtatcggttccgaaatcggaatcggctccggaatcggaatcggatctggaatcggaatcggatctggaattggaatcggcttcggaatcgattctggaatcggaatcggttccgcaATCGAATCCGGATTCAGAGTctactccggaatcggatacGGAATAGACTTCtaaatcggatccggaatcagaTTCGGAATCTGCTCCGGAATCTGAAATGGTTCTAGAATCGGAATcatatccagaatcggaattgtTTGCGAAATCGGCATCGATTCCAAAATCgtaatcggctccgaaattgatTCCAAACATGGAATAGGAATCGAGTAGGTCTGATTCCGAACTCCCATCACTAATCGTTGCAACTAAAAGAGTTTTACAAAGTTCGCGCCCTTACTTGTCGATCGCTTCCTGCCAAATCATGCCACGCTCCACCTTCACCACGTGCAGCTCGGTTGGCGCAATGCCAGTCGCGTGCTTGCGCGCGAACCGAATCAGCTTGATGCGCGTTACGTTCTCTCCCGCTGCACCAAGATCTGTAGAACGAGACAAATCGACACCATTATTCCTCTGCTAGAGCTTACTAACCATATGGCTGGGTCATACGCACCCAATATCCCGAGATCGAACCGGCCCCGCTTTTTCGCCTGCTCGATCGTAGCCTCCAGCGTGTCGGTAAAGTACTTGAACAGCCGGTTCTGCAGCTCGACCGGCATGCCGAGGATGCGGTTCAGGAACTTGGAGATGTTGTTGTAGTCCTTGTCGAGGCTCAGCACGCCCGGCATCTGCTCGCTGTTCACGATCAGCCCGACGCCCACGAGCGCCCCCGCCACGTCCTTGAAAAAGTCGCCCCGATAGTCGGCGGGCGGTGGCACGATCGGCGACTCGTACCCCATGATCGTCTTCATCACCGACTCGAGCGCCGTCCGGCCGTACTTGTTGTCGATGTTGAACTGGGACAGGTCGCGCGTTTCCGTCGCCCGCCGGTCACCGTGCGTAAGCGCACCGAGCGATTCCAGCCGCTTTGCCACGGTCGAGGCGAACCGCCGCTCGCCGGCCAGATCGGAGATAAGGAACATGTACTCGGGTGCATTGACCTGGTTGGAACGGTGCGTACGGCCGAACTGCTGGATGGCCCGGTCGGCCGACCACGGCAGCTCGAGCGTGATGTGGACGCGCCGTCGCTGATTCCGCACCCGCCGGTCGCTCTGCAGCGAGATGCCGCTCGAGGCCGCCTCCGAGATGATGGCCACATCCTTCGACCCGTCCATGAACCGCTGCTTCTCGGTAATGTTGAGCGTCTCGAGCGGCACGTCCTGCTCCGACCGCGACTCGTACTGTATCGAACCGTCGTCGTTCTGCACGACGCGCCCCTTCCGGCCCGTCATTTCGGCCACATTTTCCGGCCCACCGAGCTCGTCGATCAGCTGGTCGAGCGTGTTGGCCGGCAGCCGGTCGCCCAACCGTTCAATCTTCGCCAGCAGCTCGTCCTTCATCTGGCAGGCGCGCTCGATCGCGTCCTTCGGCGGTGGACCGCCCGCCAGCTGGATCGAGAAGCCATTGCTCGACTGGATGGTGGTCGGTTTCGTGTCGGTCTGCTTCTTCGTCAGGTGGGCCTGTATTTTGTCCTGCGTGCTGATCGGTTTCTTCCGCCCCGTGCCCAGCGCTAGCGCTGCGGCGGACGAAACAGTCGCTGCCGCCGTTGTCGCCGGTGGTTTGCTCTTGCCTTTCGACTTTACCTTGctcgaggaggaggatgacTTCGTTTTGCTGCTCACCCAcggatcgtcgtcgtcgctgccCGACCCGGTGAAGAACGGATTGTACTCGTCGCTCTGGCTCGCCGCACTGTCGTAGTGGTCGTTGTCGCTTTCCTCCGGCTCGCTGTCGGACGGCTGGAAGTCGGATTCGTTCGAGCGACGGGGCGATGAGGCGGTCGACGATGCGTCCGACGACGAGCCTTCATCGTCCGACGAACCGTTGTTTCTCGAGCGCTTAGTCTTTGGCACGCCCGCCGTCTTGCTGGCAGCTCCGGCACGCTTTCGCTTCGCATCCCCGAGAGCCGTCCCTCCGGACGCGGGTGCCGTCGCCTTGCTGCGGGCAATATCTTGCAGTATACTGTCGAGCTGTGTGCGACCGTCCGCCAGCCCCAGCAACCGATTGATCCGACTCCGGTCCGGTGCGGGGAAGTGTTTCTCCACCAGCGACTGCAGCACACCCTTTGCCGTCGACACGAAATCGCTCAGCTCGCCATCGTCCCGCTCGAGCTGCTCCAGCGTGCGAGCCTCGCCGGTCGACTGCAGACCGATCACCACACACTTGCCATACTTAATGGCTTCGCGCGCAACCTTCACCGCGTGGTTCACCTTCGAGGCGATGCAGAGATACTTGAAGAAGCGCTGATGCGCCGACCAGAACTGGCCCCACATCGTCTTCTTCATGCGGCTCTCGGCATCGATCAGTTCTGCCGCTTCGGTAAACTTTTGCATCGCCTCCACCCACTGCGGAGGAGAAGAAATTCGGGGGGAAATCAGTTAATTGTTGGAAAAGTTTGCAAAATAAACGCAATAATTACCAGCTCCACTGACGCATCGTACACCTGCTTAAAGTCCTTCGTCAGTGGCACCTCCTCGATCTTGAACGTCACCCCGTGGAAGCTTAGCTGGCGCGCAATGTACATGCCACGCTGCTTCATGTCCATCGCAACGATCTCCATCGCTCCCACACCACTGTGGAGAGAAAATCACCAACCGTCAATGAGTGGAATACGTTCAGAAGAATCATTACAAGCATCAGCACTTACCGCTTCTCTACCGCCTGTATAAAATCGTTAAAGGACGGAAACGGTGTCCCCTGGCCCCAGATGCCCAACCGCACCATGTACGCCATGTTCCGGGGCTCCGATGCGCCGGTGGCGGACGCGTACACGACCCGCGCCTTCGGCAGCTTGTTCTGCAGCTCCAGCGCGGTCAGGCCCGTTTTCGTCGGCTTGCTCGAGCCCACCGGGCAAAGGTTCTTCGCCTTGTGGCACTCGTCGAACACGATCACACCGTCAAAGTCGGGCCCGCAccactgcagcagctgcttcaGCCGCGACTTGTACTTCCCAGCCGTGCTCTGCGACTCCCCGATCAGGGCCGAGTACGTGCCAAAGATGACGCCCTTCTTCACGTTGTGGTTGACCGTGGAGTTGATTTTAGCGTACTTAAGCTGTGGGAGCGGGAAAAATACAGTCCAATTAGGAATCACAAATTATGGAAATACTTTTATTTTCGGCGTCCAATCTTACCTTGTTAAGAGCAAGCACCTCAATCTTGCCGGCTCCAATGTCGCGCAAATCGCGCTCCGCATCGTACCGCAGATCGTTCGACACCGATATCCAGATCGACTTCTTGCGCCCCTTCAGATAGTTCTCGTAGATGATGCCGGCGATTGTACGACCCTTACCGACACCCGCTCCGTCCCCGATCAGGAAGCCGGCCCTCGTCCCGTCCGGCAGTAGGTGGGCGTGTGCCTGGCTCGCGTACGTTATCGACTCGAGCTGAAGGGCGCTCAGCAACCCACCGTTGATCGTTTCGGGCGGAATCGACAGCTGATAGTAGACGTCACTCGGTTCGACCGAAGATAGGGAGGCCGTTTCCACTACCGGGTCCGGGTGCTTTTTGCCAATTTTCACTGTGAaaaagagaatgagagagaaaaaaacattaaaaacaaattagcACAAAATTTGATTATTCCTACTTACGCTTTGCCGGCCAATATTCGGCGTACGTTTCCGCCACACCCATCTCTTCATCTTCCGCTTCCTCCTCTTCGGGCATTTGGTTGAGTTGTAGCTGGCAAAGAAAAAcggtttaaattaatattctcCACACAAGTGACACTTTTcaggtttttttaaataataaacacaGCTTTAATTCTATTAAAAGTACCTTGCTAGGATCTGCCATCACCATTTGCGAGAGCAGTTGCGTCGGTATGCCGCTGGTTAGGTAGTGCGGATTGGCCACCAGCATCGCCTGCAGGTTTTGCAGCATTAGCTGGTTTGTCATAATTTTGTTCACGCTGTCGGAGCCAATCGCACCGCTGCTACCACCGCCGCCTATCGATGAGTTCCCACCATACCCTCCGAGGCCGGACATTTCCACTGAGGATAGCAGAGtgcgaaaaagaaaatcacGTTAAAGAAgtttaattattcaattatAAGAAGCAACATAAGACTAATAAAAAAGGATAATTAATTATAATCTAAATAACTTAACAATATAAACATTAAGCATAAATACGAAAATAATATATGGCTGGAAACACAAACGAGACGAAACCGAATAAGTAAATAAGTCCTCCAGAGACGAATAGAAATGGCCTGAATGTCTTAAGACCTAGCCAAACACAACTCTAGCAATGATCCAACAAAGGAAAGACGACATATCAATGTACTGTGCAAATGTCTTATATGCAATAGATATGCTCCGAACCAGGAGCACATTGGGTGAAGCGAAACGCGACAAGAACCCAATCACAATTCCATCTAATTATGTACCAGAGACATTCGCAGAGATTAACATCTGCACAAGCACATAGAAGCTGACGTCTATATCCCCTTGCCCCTGCGGACCGATTAGTAAGCTCCATCAGCAACAATTTGAATTCAATTACACAAATTATCCATTACAGAGGCACAAGTGGGTTTCAAATATGTCaaattatttccatttttttgcacTATGCGggataaattaatttttaatcaatGTCGCAGATTTATGTATTTTGAAGTGGAACAATTTCGATCGATAGTATCCAATCTGATTATATCAATATTCCCATAGCACCATGGAATGCAGCAGGTTATATTTCTCCAATATATCTCAATAATTGAGCCGGTgttgtggtacagtcgtcaacttgaacgacttaacaacataacCGTAATGAGTTCAACCCCTGAACGGACCGTGTCTCCATGCGTGTAGGACCTGACTGTGACTaccctgctatggggggaataaCCAATAAGTCATtaaaagccaagcccacaaatGGTGTACAAGCAAGCCTTTGACTGACCGACAAcgattgttgtgccaatgaagaagaagaagaagaagacacgGATCTTGTCATTCATTACTGAGAAGAACCATACATcaaaagcaaaatgaaattttctaGTTGATAAAATAACTTATATAAACGTCTCACactcaaaatgaagaaattagTAACCAAATAAACTGATTTCTGCCAAAGCATGCAACTAACCAACAGAAGACATTGCAATGATTGATACAACATGCGCTTCAGGAAGAAAACGATAACAAATCAATGTAAAATATCCTATATTACCTTaccaaaaagggaagaaatgaaacgaaaccaaaaatcgacaacaaacgcaaaaaaacatagctc
Coding sequences within:
- the LOC120900771 gene encoding protein strawberry notch isoform X2, producing the protein MAATGISSKSDAKQQQQQQPGQKVQPAPPVLNKLAGGNFIIKQPSKDSIAGVMMASGGGLIAGNRTAGAIGTAMKPTGGSRLTGPVGTGTGGSASATVAYTATAPCPSSSTGGGNRWVGLGGEGPSGSSKPIGKATAAMMTTGTTSMVTTTAAAPPITGTVPPGATSILGGLGSYYPPGIATLLAQMEMSGLGGYGGNSSIGGGGSSGAIGSDSVNKIMTNQLMLQNLQAMLVANPHYLTSGIPTQLLSQMVMADPSKLQLNQMPEEEEAEDEEMGVAETYAEYWPAKLKIGKKHPDPVVETASLSSVEPSDVYYQLSIPPETINGGLLSALQLESITYASQAHAHLLPDGTRAGFLIGDGAGVGKGRTIAGIIYENYLKGRKKSIWISVSNDLRYDAERDLRDIGAGKIEVLALNKLKYAKINSTVNHNVKKGVIFGTYSALIGESQSTAGKYKSRLKQLLQWCGPDFDGVIVFDECHKAKNLCPVGSSKPTKTGLTALELQNKLPKARVVYASATGASEPRNMAYMVRLGIWGQGTPFPSFNDFIQAVEKRGVGAMEIVAMDMKQRGMYIARQLSFHGVTFKIEEVPLTKDFKQVYDASVELWVEAMQKFTEAAELIDAESRMKKTMWGQFWSAHQRFFKYLCIASKVNHAVKVAREAIKYGKCVVIGLQSTGEARTLEQLERDDGELSDFVSTAKGVLQSLVEKHFPAPDRSRINRLLGLADGRTQLDSILQDIARSKATAPASGGTALGDAKRKRAGAASKTAGVPKTKRSRNNGSSDDEGSSSDASSTASSPRRSNESDFQPSDSEPEESDNDHYDSAASQSDEYNPFFTGSGSDDDDPWVSSKTKSSSSSSKVKSKGKSKPPATTAAATVSSAAALALGTGRKKPISTQDKIQAHLTKKQTDTKPTTIQSSNGFSIQLAGGPPPKDAIERACQMKDELLAKIERLGDRLPANTLDQLIDELGGPENVAEMTGRKGRVVQNDDGSIQYESRSEQDVPLETLNITEKQRFMDGSKDVAIISEAASSGISLQSDRRVRNQRRRVHITLELPWSADRAIQQFGRTHRSNQVNAPEYMFLISDLAGERRFASTVAKRLESLGALTHGDRRATETRDLSQFNIDNKYGRTALESVMKTIMGYESPIVPPPADYRGDFFKDVAGALVGVGLIVNSEQMPGVLSLDKDYNNISKFLNRILGMPVELQNRLFKYFTDTLEATIEQAKKRGRFDLGILDLGAAGENVTRIKLIRFARKHATGIAPTELHVVKVERGMIWQEAIDKWSELGGEKEGFYISQHPRNGKYNVVLAIEIENPAKKKALTAGGGASELKGKKEAILFQIYHPNTGLQFKHETLAELEKKYKKVLSTEAEPHWTQLYDASINTCSHSYWKGQCRNVSLGHECEIGLRRRTYSVLSGSVLAVWARVENSLAARIGNQSRLQVIRLKTKEGVKIVGTLIPKNCVEQLVKDLASDSEKVDEVIFDEQ